From a region of the Saccharomyces paradoxus chromosome IV, complete sequence genome:
- the ARO10 gene encoding phenylpyruvate decarboxylase ARO10 (Phenylpyruvate decarboxylase~similar to YDR380W): protein MAPVTIEKFVNQEEPHLVSNHSPTIPFGEYIFKRLLSIGTKSVFGVPGDFNLSLLEYLYSPDVESAGLRWVGTCNELNAAYAADGYSRYSNKIGCLITTYGVGELSALNGIAGSFAENVKVLHIVGVAKSIDSRSNNFRDRNLHHLVPQLHDSNFKGPNHKVYHDMIKDRVACSVAYLEDIETACDRLDDVIRDIYKYSKPGYLFVPADFADMSVACDNLVDIPHISQQDCIVYPSETQLFDIIDKITSWVYSSKTPAILGDVLTDRYDVSNILNQLIYKTGIWNFSTVMGKSVIDESNPTYMGQYNGKEGLKQVYEHFELCDLVLHFGVDINEINNGHYTFTYKPNAKIIQFHPNYIRFVDTKHGNEQIFEGINFAPVLKELYKRIDVSRFSLQYDSNVTPYTNETMQLKDPTNDQSSIITQVHLQKTMPGFLNPGDVVVCETGSFQFSVRDFAFPTQLKYISQGFFLSIGMALPAALGVGIAMQDHLNAHIDGGNINEGYKPRLILFEGDGAAQMTIQELSTILKCNIPLEIIIWNNNGYTIERAIMGPTRSYNDIMSWKWTKLFEAFGDFDGKYTSSTVIECPSKLALKLKELRNSNRRDRIELLEVKLGVLDFPEQLKCMVEAAALKRNKK from the coding sequence ATGGCACCTGTTACAATTGAGAAATTCGTGAATCAAGAAGAACCGCATCTTGTTTCCAATCATTCACCAACAATTCCGTTTGGTGAATACATATTTAAAAGATTACTGTCCATCGGTACGAAGTCTGTTTTTGGTGTTCCCGGTGATTTCAACCTATCACTATTAGAATATCTATATTCGCCCGATGTTGAATCAGCTGGTCTGAGATGGGTCGGCACCTGTAATGAACTAAATGCTGCTTATGCTGCTGATGGGTATTCTCGTTATTCTAATAAGATTGGCTGTTTAATCACCACGTATGGCGTGGGTGAGCTGAGCGCCCTGAATGGTATAGCCGGCTCATTTGCTGAAAATGTCAAAGTTTTGCACATTGTTGGTGTGGCCAAGTCCATAGATTCGCGTTCGAATAATTTTAGAGATCGGAATCTGCATCATTTGGTCCCACAGTTACATGATTCAAATTTTAAAGGGCCAAATCATAAAGTATATCATGATATGATAAAAGATAGAGTTGCTTGCTCGGTGGCTTACCTGGAAGACATTGAAACTGCATGTGACCGACTCGATGATGTTATCCGCGACATTTATAAATATTCTAAACCTGGTTATCTTTTTGTTCCTGCAGATTTTGCGGATATGTCGGTTGCATGTGATAATTTGGTTGATATTCCACATATATCTCAACAGGACTGTATAGTATACCCTTCTGAAACTCAATTGTTCGACATAATCGACAAGATTACTAGTTGGGTATATTCCAGTAAAACACCTGCGATCCTTGGAGACGTACTAACGGATAGATATGATGTGAGTAACATTCTGAACCAACTTATCTACAAAACTGGgatttggaatttttcCACTGTTATGGGAAAATCTGTAATTGATGAATCAAACCCAACTTATATGGGTCAGTATAACGGTAAGGAAGGTTTGAAACAAGTCTATGAACATTTTGAACTATGCGACTTGGTCTTACATTTTGGAGTTGACATCAACGAAATCAACAATGGACATTATACCTTTACTTACAAACCAAATGCTAAAATTATTCAGTTTCATCCGAATTATATTCGCTTCGTTGACACTAAACATGGTAATGagcaaatttttgaaggaatCAACTTTGCACCTGTTTTAAAGGAACTGTACAAACGCATTGACGTTTCcagattttctttgcaataTGATTCAAATGTAACTCCATATACGAACGAAACAATGCAATTAAAAGATCCTACCAATGATCAATCAAGCATTATTACACAAGTTCACTTACAAAAGACGATGCCTGGATTTCTGAACCCTGGTGATGTTGTAGTTTGTGAAACTGgctcttttcaattctcTGTTCGTGATTTCGCATTCCCTACGCAACTAAAATATATATCACAaggtttttttctttccattgGCATGGCTCTTCCCGCGGCTCTAGGTGTTGGGATTGCCATGCAAGATCATTTAAACGCACACATCGATGGTGGTAACATAAACGAGGGCTACAAGCCAAGACTAATTTTGTTTGAAGGTGACGGTGCTGCACAGATGACAATCCAAGAACTGAGCACCATTCTGAAGTGCAATATTCCACTAGAAATTATCATTTGGAACAATAACGGTTACACTATTGAAAGAGCCATCATGGGTCCTACCAGGTCCTATAACGATATTATGTCTTGGAAATGGACCAAATTATTTGAAGCATTCGGAGACTTCGATGGGAAGTACACCAGCAGCACTGTCATTGAGTGTCCCTCCAAATTAGCACTGAAGCTGAAAGAGCTTAGGAATTCAAACAGAAGAGACCGGATAGAACTTTTAGAAGTCAAATTAGGTGTATTGGACTTCCCCGAACAGCTAAAGTGCATGGTGGAAGCGGCTGCactcaaaagaaataaaaaataa